One Gloeocapsa sp. DLM2.Bin57 DNA window includes the following coding sequences:
- a CDS encoding DUF3146 family protein — MSKETTAYVKIIKQCWQRGQLEGEVSAASYQWAFKWYFRQGKLSVQPSLGRALIQEPLGRFLERYDYQLEPGSDYQFTLKSRF; from the coding sequence ATGTCAAAGGAAACCACTGCTTACGTAAAAATTATTAAACAATGTTGGCAACGAGGTCAACTAGAAGGAGAAGTGAGCGCAGCTTCCTATCAATGGGCGTTTAAATGGTATTTTCGTCAAGGTAAGTTATCTGTACAACCTTCTCTAGGTCGTGCCTTAATTCAAGAGCCTTTGGGGCGTTTTTTAGAACGTTATGACTATCAATTAGAGCCTGGTAGTGATTACCAGTTTACCTTAAAAAGTAGATTTTAA
- a CDS encoding glycosyltransferase family 1 protein, with product MRNFLNRYFPQVVEFIRKLKAKKWSENSIVFYVGSRKEPLIPDSLKTGASGSYTAVIKLSQEWAKLGYQVTVYSTCDGKAGSYDGVNYVDYCYFNPYDHFNILIIFQHPYLLPNNFKAKKICLEWQDVLGNPTTFPPQKITKFDLIFAKSQYQRGLMPFINDKKFVIVTNGVDANISKLANQPKNPYKLIYASRYYRGLDSMLTYGWSIIKQAIPEAELHIYYGFVRAELSEDQRLWRENLLKLLQQPGIFEHGKVGQDELILAKSSASIHYYACTYEEIDCVSVRESAMVGCVPVTTDYAVFKEKNYCLKVPGNPKSKETQVAIANSIVELLQNPTLLASLRQEFQDNVSQETWDHIAKVWVKNF from the coding sequence ATGAGAAACTTTTTAAACCGTTATTTTCCCCAAGTTGTAGAATTTATTCGTAAACTCAAAGCTAAAAAATGGTCGGAAAACTCGATAGTATTCTATGTGGGTAGCAGAAAAGAACCTCTTATACCCGATAGCTTGAAAACAGGGGCTAGTGGTAGTTATACCGCGGTGATTAAATTATCTCAAGAATGGGCAAAATTGGGCTATCAAGTCACTGTTTATAGTACTTGTGACGGGAAAGCCGGTAGCTATGATGGCGTTAATTATGTGGATTATTGTTATTTTAATCCCTATGATCATTTTAATATTTTAATTATCTTTCAACATCCTTATTTATTACCTAATAATTTTAAAGCTAAGAAAATTTGTCTAGAATGGCAAGATGTTTTAGGTAATCCTACTACTTTTCCTCCCCAAAAAATAACTAAGTTTGACTTGATTTTCGCTAAATCTCAATATCAACGAGGTTTAATGCCTTTTATTAATGATAAGAAATTTGTTATAGTAACTAATGGAGTTGATGCTAATATTAGTAAACTCGCTAATCAGCCTAAAAACCCCTATAAATTGATTTACGCCTCTAGATATTATCGGGGTTTAGATTCTATGTTAACCTATGGTTGGTCGATTATTAAACAAGCTATCCCTGAAGCTGAGTTACATATTTACTATGGTTTTGTTAGGGCTGAATTAAGCGAGGATCAACGATTATGGCGGGAAAATCTCTTAAAATTGCTGCAGCAACCTGGTATCTTTGAACATGGTAAGGTGGGACAAGATGAGTTGATTCTGGCTAAATCTTCTGCTAGTATTCATTATTATGCTTGTACCTACGAAGAGATTGACTGTGTTTCTGTTAGAGAATCTGCTATGGTAGGTTGTGTACCTGTGACTACTGATTATGCAGTATTTAAAGAAAAAAATTATTGTCTAAAAGTACCTGGAAACCCCAAAAGTAAAGAAACACAAGTAGCTATTGCTAATTCGATCGTTGAACTTCTCCAAAATCCCACTCTTTTAGCTTCTCTCAGACAAGAGTTTCAAGATAATGTTAGTCAGGAAACTTGGGATCATATCGCTAAAGTTTGGGTAAAGAATTTTTAG
- a CDS encoding pre-16S rRNA-processing nuclease YqgF: MVIIGFDPGRDKCGLAVMNTEGDLLYHQVLESTEAITTVISLVEQFKADILVIGNQTTSKSWQKQLKEVLPSIPIVEVNERNSTLEARDRYWMMYPPQGLTRLLPAGMRLPPRAIDDIVAILLIERYLKSTF, translated from the coding sequence TTGGTGATTATCGGGTTTGATCCAGGTAGGGATAAATGTGGTTTAGCGGTGATGAATACTGAAGGGGATTTACTCTACCATCAAGTGTTAGAATCAACAGAAGCGATCACCACGGTTATCTCTTTAGTTGAACAATTCAAGGCTGATATTCTGGTAATCGGAAATCAAACTACCTCCAAAAGTTGGCAAAAACAACTCAAGGAGGTTTTACCCTCTATACCTATAGTAGAAGTGAATGAAAGAAATTCTACCCTAGAAGCGCGCGATCGCTATTGGATGATGTATCCACCTCAAGGTTTAACGCGGTTACTCCCTGCGGGAATGCGGTTACCCCCAAGGGCGATCGATGATATTGTCGCTATTTTGTTGATAGAAAGATATTTAAAATCTACTTTTTAA
- a CDS encoding ferrochelatase, producing MVASSLEDTLEVQTNPSSGDRVAVLLMGYGEVEKYEDFANYNEQALNLLTAKFAPVPHWIYPPLAKLLAMFDLHEWGHQHGNFISPHNKIFEAQRQGIADALQAKWGDRVQVFKAFNFCAPFLPEQVLTDIKAQGFTKLLIYPLLVVDSIFTSGIAVEQVNEALTKLEEGNSHWLTGIRYLPSFYNKTDYVKLLANLVEEKISTELANSHFPSQIGIVLMNHGCPHKAKGFTSGIDESQALYELVREELIYKYPLISVGWLNHDTPLIEWTQPNAELAAKNLIELGAKGIIMMPIGFATENHETLLDVEHIIHHLQHRYADVTFVQMSCVNDHPQFLQMAAAWADSQIEALLSETSLTVNPELTQVKATHHHHHH from the coding sequence ATGGTTGCATCCTCTTTAGAAGATACCCTGGAAGTTCAGACTAATCCCTCATCAGGCGATCGCGTCGCAGTGTTATTAATGGGATATGGTGAAGTAGAAAAATACGAAGACTTCGCTAACTATAATGAACAAGCTTTAAATCTACTAACGGCTAAATTTGCCCCGGTCCCTCATTGGATTTACCCTCCTTTAGCTAAACTCTTAGCTATGTTTGACTTACATGAGTGGGGACATCAACATGGTAACTTTATCTCCCCCCATAACAAAATTTTTGAAGCCCAAAGACAGGGTATTGCAGATGCTTTACAAGCCAAATGGGGCGATCGCGTCCAAGTGTTTAAAGCCTTTAATTTCTGTGCACCTTTTTTACCAGAACAAGTACTTACAGACATCAAAGCCCAAGGATTCACTAAACTATTAATTTACCCCCTCTTAGTCGTAGATTCTATCTTTACTAGCGGTATCGCGGTAGAACAAGTTAACGAAGCCTTAACTAAGCTAGAAGAAGGTAACTCCCATTGGTTAACGGGAATTCGCTATTTACCCTCATTTTATAACAAAACAGACTATGTCAAACTTTTAGCTAACCTCGTAGAAGAGAAAATCTCCACAGAATTAGCTAACAGTCATTTTCCCTCTCAGATTGGTATAGTCTTAATGAATCACGGTTGTCCCCATAAAGCTAAGGGTTTTACTTCCGGAATCGATGAAAGTCAAGCTTTATACGAATTAGTTAGGGAAGAATTAATCTATAAATATCCTTTGATTTCCGTTGGTTGGCTAAATCATGACACCCCCTTAATTGAATGGACTCAACCTAACGCCGAATTAGCCGCTAAAAACCTGATAGAATTAGGTGCAAAAGGGATTATCATGATGCCTATCGGTTTTGCTACGGAAAATCACGAAACACTGTTAGACGTTGAACATATTATCCATCACTTGCAACACCGCTATGCTGATGTAACCTTTGTCCAAATGTCCTGTGTTAATGATCATCCCCAATTCCTTCAAATGGCTGCAGCTTGGGCTGATTCTCAAATCGAAGCTTTACTCTCTGAGACTTCTTTAACAGTCAACCCTGAATTAACTCAAGTTAAAGCTACTCACCATCATCATCATCATTAA
- a CDS encoding CPBP family intramembrane metalloprotease, translated as MIKRIFLIVITILVAINLIDALFSSLNQPQVQNRLQVYQSELILQASSYQTDSSIAKTRDSLLGDNIYGTVQQQYQKALEETQQNSQILKGQENNQNQVQLQQVLSQLDSLDQELKLKLGILEAYQGDTETAIATWSSLSNNEIATILTDLWQENSDYVATDTDAQKVQAELSGWFEYITLTKLYQQTGNETAIASLAATEQEAAKIALIKLGLIALTPFLGVISGILLLVLLLIQWLQQGKEALLSQQQGYRWSVPWGGETIWQVLIVGFFFVGQFILPFAFSLTGLNPTNASVEIKAVYVLVSYLSMAFAGLLVLYLSIRPFRPFPENWFNFSLQDNWILWGIGGYIAAFPLVLLVSLLNQQLWQGQGGSNPLILLALESQNTIALLIFFSTAAIAAPIFEEIMFRGFLLTSLTRYLNSWSAILLSGFIFAAVHLSLSEVLPLTVLGIVLGFVYTRSRNLLSSILLHALWNSGTLLSLYILGS; from the coding sequence ATGATTAAACGTATTTTTCTGATAGTTATTACTATTTTAGTAGCAATCAATTTGATAGATGCTTTATTCAGTAGTCTAAATCAACCTCAAGTACAAAATCGTTTACAAGTTTACCAAAGTGAATTGATTTTACAAGCTTCTAGTTATCAAACTGATAGTAGTATTGCTAAAACTCGGGATTCTTTATTAGGAGATAATATCTATGGGACAGTACAACAACAATACCAAAAAGCACTAGAAGAAACTCAACAAAACTCTCAAATACTTAAAGGACAAGAAAATAACCAAAATCAAGTACAATTACAACAAGTTCTTAGTCAGTTAGATAGTCTTGATCAAGAATTAAAATTAAAATTAGGTATCCTCGAAGCTTATCAGGGAGACACAGAAACAGCGATCGCCACTTGGTCAAGTTTAAGCAATAATGAAATAGCGACAATTCTCACTGATTTATGGCAAGAAAATAGCGATTATGTAGCAACGGATACAGACGCTCAAAAAGTCCAAGCAGAGTTGTCAGGTTGGTTTGAATATATAACTCTGACTAAACTTTATCAACAAACAGGCAATGAAACAGCTATAGCTAGTTTAGCAGCGACAGAACAAGAAGCCGCCAAGATAGCCCTAATTAAACTCGGTTTAATCGCTTTAACCCCGTTTTTAGGAGTAATTAGCGGTATCCTGTTATTGGTTTTATTACTGATTCAGTGGTTACAACAAGGTAAAGAAGCTTTACTTAGCCAACAACAAGGCTACAGATGGTCAGTCCCCTGGGGAGGAGAAACTATTTGGCAAGTTTTAATCGTTGGCTTTTTCTTCGTTGGTCAATTTATCCTACCATTTGCATTTAGTTTAACAGGATTAAACCCCACTAATGCAAGTGTCGAAATAAAAGCAGTTTATGTGTTGGTTTCTTACCTGAGTATGGCTTTTGCAGGTTTACTAGTACTATACCTTTCTATTCGTCCTTTTCGTCCCTTCCCTGAGAATTGGTTTAACTTCTCCTTACAAGATAATTGGATTCTTTGGGGTATTGGAGGTTATATCGCCGCTTTTCCCCTAGTCTTATTAGTATCTCTGCTTAATCAACAATTATGGCAAGGACAAGGAGGAAGTAACCCTCTAATTTTACTCGCACTAGAATCCCAAAATACCATCGCTTTATTAATCTTTTTTAGCACAGCAGCGATCGCTGCTCCCATTTTTGAAGAAATTATGTTCAGGGGTTTTTTACTAACTTCTTTGACACGCTATCTCAACAGTTGGAGTGCTATCTTATTAAGTGGTTTTATCTTCGCTGCTGTTCATTTAAGCTTATCAGAA
- the minE gene encoding cell division topological specificity factor MinE produces the protein MKVVNEIIEKFFPVKMPTSSRTEAKRRLKLVIAHDRADLTPELLESMRQEIIAVVARYVELDLEEMEFSLENDQRMTSLIANLPIKRVKTVQTEPESDSTEAETTAEELS, from the coding sequence GTGAAAGTAGTTAATGAAATCATCGAGAAATTCTTTCCCGTAAAAATGCCTACTAGTAGTCGCACCGAAGCTAAACGTCGTCTCAAGTTAGTCATTGCGCACGATCGCGCTGATTTAACTCCCGAACTACTTGAATCCATGCGTCAAGAAATTATTGCTGTAGTAGCCCGTTACGTGGAACTTGACTTAGAAGAGATGGAATTTTCCCTAGAAAATGATCAACGGATGACCTCTTTAATCGCTAATTTACCCATTAAACGTGTTAAAACTGTACAAACAGAGCCAGAATCTGATAGTACAGAAGCAGAAACTACTGCAGAGGAACTAAGCTAA
- a CDS encoding DUF3153 domain-containing protein: MRQAGLILAAICLFLLTGCVEYDLSLDFKTQHQGKIVQNITLSKQLTTINQRETEELLRSINNKVRQLHGQTKKISPQEIVITIPFNNGKDLVSKFSQFFTPKLATNDYDSLLLMNTDISLEESNFLLLQREKLKLLVDLTSLGVFSQEGNLIVSPETLLNLNFSLKTPFGAKNINKITNVEPEISQGKTLLWHLQPGKINEIEVVFWIPSVLGIGSLLIILLMIIGFYFKYRRLPWVAIND, encoded by the coding sequence ATGAGACAAGCAGGATTAATTTTAGCTGCAATTTGCTTATTTTTGCTAACTGGTTGTGTAGAATATGACCTAAGTCTTGATTTTAAGACGCAACACCAGGGTAAAATAGTCCAAAATATTACCCTGAGTAAACAATTAACTACCATCAATCAGAGAGAAACTGAAGAATTACTACGTAGTATTAATAATAAAGTCAGACAACTACATGGTCAAACTAAAAAAATATCTCCACAAGAAATAGTTATAACCATACCTTTTAATAATGGTAAGGATTTAGTTAGTAAGTTTTCCCAATTTTTCACACCTAAATTAGCTACTAATGATTATGATAGTTTATTGCTAATGAATACCGATATCTCTTTGGAAGAAAGTAATTTCTTATTACTGCAAAGAGAAAAATTAAAGTTATTAGTAGATTTAACTTCTCTAGGAGTATTTTCTCAAGAAGGTAATCTCATCGTTAGTCCAGAAACTTTACTTAATTTGAATTTTAGCCTAAAAACTCCCTTTGGGGCTAAAAATATTAACAAAATCACCAATGTTGAACCAGAAATTAGCCAAGGAAAAACCTTACTTTGGCATCTACAACCAGGTAAAATTAATGAAATAGAAGTCGTTTTCTGGATACCAAGTGTTTTAGGAATTGGTAGTTTACTGATTATTTTATTAATGATAATAGGCTTTTATTTTAAATATAGACGTTTACCCTGGGTAGCAATAAATGATTAA
- a CDS encoding stress response protein — translation MVDLKAKTILKKKGDEVYITVNRFLVTLTWTAKVDLDLMAFYKTKDGREGGIFPEDYLGGIKGSLKQFPYIKLNSHRGMRSTYPEEILGVSKLEEFTEIYICAVSYPDFVSKKTYFFNDYDAGITLLLEKRNTIGIPLTSIEVGQIAVIAKIDNSSMISAKLINQNQIMDLLTFVNTIPGGQLLLNS, via the coding sequence ATGGTAGATCTCAAAGCAAAAACAATCCTCAAGAAAAAAGGTGATGAGGTTTATATTACTGTTAATCGCTTCCTAGTTACCTTAACTTGGACAGCTAAAGTCGATTTAGATTTAATGGCTTTTTATAAAACGAAAGACGGTAGAGAAGGTGGTATCTTTCCTGAAGATTACCTAGGTGGGATAAAGGGTAGTTTAAAACAGTTTCCCTATATTAAACTCAATAGTCATCGGGGTATGAGGAGTACTTATCCCGAAGAAATCCTCGGAGTCAGTAAGTTAGAAGAGTTTACAGAAATATATATCTGTGCTGTGAGTTATCCTGATTTTGTTAGTAAAAAAACCTATTTTTTCAATGATTATGATGCAGGAATTACTCTACTTTTGGAGAAAAGAAACACCATAGGGATACCCTTAACTTCTATAGAAGTAGGACAAATAGCCGTAATTGCTAAAATAGATAATAGTAGCATGATAAGTGCTAAGTTAATTAATCAAAATCAGATCATGGATTTACTAACCTTTGTCAATACTATTCCTGGAGGTCAATTATTATTGAATTCTTAA
- a CDS encoding phosphoenolpyruvate carboxylase yields the protein MSSVIQSSSSDLNVISSSELFLHHRLKLVEDLWESVLKSECGQKLVDLLKQLRSMCSPEGKTTEITHSSVHELIEKLELNEALRASRAFALYFQLINIVEQHYEQRDQQLVRQTLHQSNQLVNGKTELDSEGNKLPSMGSNLLEKSLFSENLLKSAKTGSFYRLFPYLKRLNVPPQKVQQLLQELDIRLVFTAHPTEIVRQTIRKKQRRIAKILKKLDQAEEALQGIGLTESWETESAKAELTEEIRLWWRTDELHQFKPTVLDEVDYALHYFEEVLFEVIPELSKRLTQAIKDSFPNLSPAQNNFCRFGSWVGGDRDGNPFVTPDITWKTACYQRNLVLKKYIVALQKLDEILSLSLHWTNVLPDLLDSLEKDRLKMPEIYDSLAIRYRQEPYRLKLAYIHQRLQNTARRNDRLANLEEWEKLTSLESTEIYSTSQEFLEELRLIQHNLENTGINCADLDSLIGQVEIYGFHLTELDFRQESTRHSDAIAEIAEYLQILPKPYNELNENERTEWLISELQSRRPLIPREMPFSDKTRETIETFEILKKLQQEFSIDICQTYIISMSHDVSDILEVLLFAKEVGIYDPATCTGNLRIVPLFETVDDLLHAPSVMNTLFSLGLYRRYLGEGLQPLNLQEVMLGYSDSNKDSGFLSSNWEIHKAQKALQKVAGEYGVKLRLFHGRGGSVGRGGGPAYSAIMAQPTSTINGRIKITEQGEVLASKYSLPELALYNLETVASAVIQASLLGCGFDDIKPWNEIMEELANSSRVAYRKLIYEDPDFIDFFLTVTPIQEISQLQISSRPARRQQSGKKDLSSLRAIPWVFSWTQSRFLLPAWYGVGTALTEFIQEEPEENLKLLRYFYLKWPFFQMVISKVEMTLSKVDLAMAAHFVSELSTPEDQPRFQRVFAQIAEEYYRSCAIVLQITGHNRLLDGDLDLQRSVKLRNGTIVPLGFLQVSLLKRLRQYTNQEQSSLVHFRYSKDELLRGALLTINGIAAGMRNTG from the coding sequence ATGAGTTCAGTGATTCAATCCTCATCCTCAGACTTAAATGTCATCTCTAGTTCGGAGCTTTTTTTACACCATAGGCTCAAACTAGTAGAAGATCTATGGGAATCAGTATTAAAATCAGAATGTGGACAGAAATTAGTTGATTTACTCAAACAACTACGCTCGATGTGTTCACCAGAAGGAAAAACCACAGAGATAACTCATTCCTCAGTTCACGAATTAATCGAAAAATTAGAGCTAAACGAAGCTTTACGCGCGTCTAGAGCTTTTGCGTTATATTTTCAATTAATTAATATCGTTGAGCAACATTACGAACAAAGAGATCAACAACTAGTTAGACAAACTTTACACCAAAGTAATCAACTAGTTAATGGTAAAACAGAGCTAGATAGTGAAGGCAATAAATTGCCATCCATGGGCTCTAATCTGTTAGAAAAAAGTCTATTTAGCGAAAATCTGTTAAAGTCAGCAAAAACAGGTAGTTTTTATCGATTATTTCCCTATCTGAAAAGACTAAACGTTCCCCCACAAAAAGTCCAACAACTTTTACAAGAGTTAGATATTAGATTAGTATTTACAGCACACCCCACAGAGATAGTACGTCAAACTATTCGGAAAAAACAACGTCGCATCGCCAAAATACTCAAGAAACTAGATCAAGCAGAAGAAGCATTACAAGGGATAGGATTAACCGAGTCTTGGGAAACAGAAAGCGCGAAAGCAGAATTAACCGAAGAGATTCGCTTATGGTGGCGAACAGATGAGCTACATCAGTTTAAACCAACAGTACTAGATGAGGTTGATTACGCGCTGCACTACTTTGAAGAGGTATTGTTTGAAGTAATTCCCGAACTGTCTAAACGACTCACACAAGCAATTAAAGACTCTTTCCCCAATTTATCACCAGCACAAAATAATTTTTGTCGGTTTGGCTCATGGGTAGGAGGCGATCGCGATGGTAATCCATTTGTTACACCAGACATTACCTGGAAAACAGCTTGTTATCAAAGAAATCTAGTCTTAAAAAAATATATTGTAGCCCTGCAAAAACTAGATGAGATTCTTAGTCTCTCCTTACACTGGACGAATGTTTTACCAGACTTACTAGACTCTCTGGAAAAAGATCGGCTCAAAATGCCAGAGATATACGATAGCTTAGCAATTCGCTACCGTCAAGAACCCTATAGACTAAAACTAGCTTATATTCATCAAAGACTGCAAAATACAGCTAGAAGAAACGATCGCCTAGCTAATTTAGAGGAATGGGAAAAACTAACTAGTCTAGAATCAACAGAAATCTATTCAACCAGTCAAGAATTCTTAGAGGAATTACGACTAATTCAACATAACCTAGAAAATACAGGGATTAACTGTGCGGATTTAGATAGTTTAATCGGTCAAGTAGAAATATATGGGTTTCATCTCACAGAATTAGATTTCCGTCAAGAATCAACCCGTCATTCAGACGCGATCGCCGAAATCGCCGAATATTTACAAATTCTTCCCAAACCATACAACGAATTAAACGAGAATGAACGCACAGAATGGCTAATCTCAGAGTTACAGAGTCGTCGTCCTCTAATTCCCCGAGAAATGCCATTTTCTGATAAAACCAGGGAAACGATCGAGACTTTTGAGATCCTCAAGAAATTACAGCAAGAGTTTAGCATAGATATCTGTCAGACTTATATCATCAGTATGAGTCATGATGTTAGTGACATTCTCGAAGTCTTACTCTTTGCTAAAGAAGTAGGTATCTACGATCCCGCTACCTGTACAGGAAACTTAAGAATAGTTCCTTTATTTGAAACGGTAGATGACTTACTACACGCACCATCGGTCATGAATACCTTATTCTCCCTAGGGTTATATCGTCGATATCTAGGGGAAGGTTTACAACCCCTTAACTTACAAGAAGTGATGTTAGGTTACTCCGATAGTAACAAAGACTCAGGCTTCCTCAGCAGTAACTGGGAGATTCATAAAGCCCAAAAAGCCCTACAAAAAGTAGCGGGAGAATACGGGGTCAAATTACGCTTGTTTCATGGCCGTGGTGGTTCCGTAGGACGTGGTGGTGGACCTGCTTATTCAGCGATTATGGCGCAACCAACCTCCACCATCAATGGTAGAATCAAAATAACCGAACAAGGAGAAGTGTTAGCCTCTAAATACTCTCTACCAGAATTAGCTCTCTATAACCTAGAAACCGTAGCTAGCGCGGTGATTCAAGCTAGTTTACTCGGTTGTGGATTTGACGATATTAAACCCTGGAACGAGATTATGGAAGAGTTAGCTAACTCCTCTCGGGTTGCTTATCGCAAACTCATCTATGAAGATCCCGACTTTATCGATTTCTTCCTGACAGTAACACCAATTCAAGAAATCAGTCAGTTACAGATAAGTTCACGTCCCGCGCGACGTCAACAATCAGGGAAAAAAGATTTAAGTAGTCTCAGAGCAATTCCCTGGGTGTTTAGTTGGACACAAAGTCGTTTTCTCTTACCCGCTTGGTATGGAGTAGGAACAGCTTTAACCGAGTTTATCCAAGAAGAACCCGAAGAAAATCTCAAGTTATTGCGCTACTTTTACCTAAAATGGCCATTTTTCCAGATGGTAATCTCTAAGGTGGAGATGACTTTATCTAAGGTAGATTTAGCCATGGCTGCTCATTTTGTCTCAGAGTTATCTACTCCTGAAGATCAACCACGCTTTCAGCGGGTTTTTGCCCAAATTGCTGAAGAATATTATCGCAGTTGCGCGATCGTCTTGCAAATAACAGGACATAATCGCTTACTCGATGGAGATTTAGACTTGCAGCGTTCTGTTAAACTACGTAATGGTACGATTGTTCCCCTAGGTTTCCTCCAAGTATCTCTGTTAAAACGGTTACGTCAATATACCAATCAGGAACAATCGAGTTTAGTTCACTTCCGTTATTCCAAAGACGAATTACTCAGAGGTGCACTATTGACTATCAATGGGATCGCCGCTGGTATGCGTAATACAGGTTGA
- a CDS encoding aldo/keto reductase: MEKLSLPVMGCGTWAWGNRLLWGYDPSMDLELQEVFNLCVQNQVTLFDTGDSYGTGKLQGRSEILLGKFAQQSSADVCLATKLAPYPWRLTRQSMLKAATASANRLGRKIDLVQMHWSTANYAPWQEWNLLDGLAELSEQGLVRGIGLSNYGPKRLKKVYQRFQDRGIAIATLQVQYSLLSTYPVTELGLKEVCDELGIQLIAYSPLALGLLTGKYSSNSELPSGLRGWLFKQVLPGMTQLSGCLEEIAQNRQKTPAQIALNWCIAKGTIPIPGAKNKTQAQENIGARGWLLSPAEVEELDQAAFKVKKKMVQNIFQTK, translated from the coding sequence ATGGAAAAGTTATCTTTACCGGTTATGGGTTGCGGTACATGGGCTTGGGGAAATCGTCTGTTATGGGGATATGACCCGAGTATGGATTTAGAATTACAAGAGGTGTTTAATCTCTGTGTACAGAATCAGGTTACTCTCTTTGATACGGGGGATTCCTATGGTACAGGAAAACTTCAGGGGAGAAGTGAGATATTGTTGGGGAAATTTGCTCAGCAATCTTCCGCTGATGTCTGTCTAGCCACTAAATTAGCGCCCTATCCTTGGCGATTAACCCGTCAATCGATGTTAAAGGCGGCTACAGCTTCAGCTAATCGCTTAGGAAGAAAGATTGATTTAGTACAAATGCACTGGTCAACCGCTAATTACGCCCCTTGGCAAGAGTGGAATTTACTAGATGGCTTAGCTGAGTTGTCAGAACAAGGTTTAGTTAGAGGGATTGGCTTATCTAATTATGGACCAAAAAGACTCAAAAAAGTTTATCAGAGATTCCAAGATAGGGGAATAGCGATCGCCACTTTACAGGTGCAGTATTCCTTACTTTCTACTTATCCTGTCACGGAATTAGGACTTAAGGAAGTTTGTGACGAACTAGGTATTCAACTCATCGCCTATAGTCCGTTAGCTTTAGGGTTACTTACGGGTAAATATAGCAGTAATAGTGAATTACCTTCAGGACTTAGGGGTTGGTTATTTAAACAGGTTTTACCAGGAATGACTCAATTAAGTGGTTGTTTAGAGGAAATAGCCCAAAATCGCCAGAAAACACCAGCCCAGATTGCCCTCAATTGGTGTATTGCTAAAGGAACTATCCCTATTCCTGGTGCTAAAAATAAAACCCAAGCCCAGGAAAATATTGGGGCGAGGGGGTGGTTATTATCTCCTGCTGAAGTAGAGGAATTAGATCAAGCAGCGTTTAAGGTTAAAAAGAAAATGGTACAAAACATCTTCCAAACTAAGTAA